aaggagggaaagaggaaagaagggagggaagaaagagggagCCCAGCCTCCAGCCTCGGGGCCCAGAGCCGGCAAGGCCCACCCCTCTGCCTTCCTTTGCTGCTCAGCTTTGCCGCGAGGCCGGGCTGGAGGGACCCTTGATGTCACAGCTGCAGACAGAGGGAGCACACGGGGCCTGTGGACTTACCATGTGCACGACGATGCGGACACACCTACTGTGCCAGGCATCAAAGGACTCTCAGCTCCCAGTTTACCCTTCAAAACATGCTCTGTGATTAAACCACAGAATTCCTTTCAGCGTTTTTCGAGTGAGCACGATGCAAAGCTTCTCAGTAGAGGGCGCTAGAGAGACATGGCAAGAAGAAAGGGGCTCCTGCAGTTTCGGGAGGGCCCCTCGGGAGTCGGCCTGGCGGGTGGGAACATCTGGGGGCACCGCGGTTGGAACGCGCAGTCTGGCCGCGAATCCGGGAGCTTGCAGTTGCGCCCTGGCCTCGCCACCAACCCCCTGCAGCCCTCGCGACAGGGACACCGAGGCACGAAGCTTCCTGCCTGCACCTCTGTTGTGCTGCCTCTGCTggtccctccctcttcccccaggTGTGTCTCCCGCAATCTTAGGGAAGCGGTGGCCCTCCCAACAGGGACACCGCGCTCCGGGCCGCCTGCTGCACCTACGACCCACTCCCGCTGCGCGACCACTGCGGCCAGGACCTGCGGCTTGCCTGGCCCACCTGTGCTCCGGAGGCGGGCTGATGCCTGCTTGTCCCAGAACTGCAGAGAAGCTCTGGCCCAAAAAATTAGCACAGCCACCCAGTGGGTTCAACTACCCTTTCTCCAGTGAGGTCTGAACCATACAGAATGTCTTACATTCTATACTTTTTAATCAGGgtttaataattctttatattaaactaCCCCTGTTTAGATCACTGTGTGATGTCTGTTTCCTCATTGGCTCCAGAGTGCTAAACCTTTTCATCCTCGCAAAGCTACAGGTGAGCTCATTTAATCACACGTGGGGAGACAGACTTTAAGAAACGGTACAGACTCCTATTCAGATACTCCCCCCCTCCCAAGCACATACACAAGTATATGTACACAagtgcatgcacacgcacacacatggaTACATACAGGGTGAATTTTTGTCGAAGTGTACAGTGTGGGATCTTAGGTAAATTAATGATGCAATTAATCCGTTAATAATGCAATTAATCTATCATTAATCTACATCTGAGCTTTCTGTGTCTCTGGTCCCAGGAAGGTAGAAAAGAGCAGGAAGGGTACCAGGAAAGCTGCCTCATGATATTGGAAGCTCTTTGGGGTCACTTATGATTTTTTCCCTGTTGTACCCAGGCTTGGCTGTTACATGCAGCTAATCACAAGAATCAAGTGAGATGGTGTTGGGAAGAAGAGTGTTTCTGCCCAACTCCCTACATTTCTGATCCTACCCTAAATATCTAGATTTTTAACTGTCACAGGGAAGGCGGTTTGGTGATCTAATTGGTTACAGCCCAAGCACTCACTGTGCCATGGCTTTCGGTAAGCCCCGAAAGGTGAGCACCTCTCTGTGGTATCCTCCCTATGTTCCCAGTTTCAGGCCTGGGGAGCTGCCATCTCTGTCTCTTCCACTCCTCGTTGCTGGTATCTGTGGGACTGGTTGGTTTAGATGCAGGAGTACCATCCTCCAACTCCGTTTTGTGTGTCAGAAAGCTTTGCTTGTTTGTCTTTAATACGCAGAATCTCCCGTTTCTAACCCCCTGACTTCCATCTCTCCAGTTTCCCAGTCCTTCAAGAGTCCTTTGCTCTGCTCTTGCGGTTTCTCCGTGTGTTCTTCAGCAATATGCACCCTGATGGTTTGCACTTTCTATCGTGTTTATTATTCTAATGACTAATGTCCATGTTAATGTTTCTACTTCATTGCTTTTCTACTGCCTCTTGCTTGTGTCATATGGGCAGTATCTTCACTGATTTCTCTATGGATGTTGATTATGCTTATTTTAAATCACTGGTATTCCTTTCCAATAATTTTGCAGCCAGTAGTGTGTGCTTCTGGTCCTTATCTTTCCATTGTGCTGATCGTGCCCCTCTCAGCCTGCTCTTTATCTTAGCAGTGAGCAACCTCCTTTTGGGGGTGTAGCCTGTCTGGTCACCTCTGCCACATGCTGCTCTAGGTCACCAGGTAAGCCAAAGCAGAGGCAGAGAATGGGCCTGGACAGGAAGTGTCCCTGGCCCCAGAAACCTATCAATGACGGTCACCCACTAGGaaattcttggttttttttttagagagggaaGCTGCCCCAGAGGGAGGACACTGGTGGAAGGAATATACCAGGCCTGGGAGTGAAGGGGCAGAAGGAAGAATGGGAGTAAGGAATGTCTGAGGAGAGTCTGAGAGCCACGTGTGTTCTCATTTCTGTGGCAAAAGAGCAGGTCTTTGCTATCCTAACTACTGAGCTGCCTTTCACTGCAGCCACCCTGTGTTCAAGGCCATGTCACAGATAAGCATGTCTCTATCACATGGGCAGATATGACACCCTCTGACCACCCACCCCATGGCTATAGGGGCCTAAGGTAGTCCTTGCCAGATGCAGTGGGTCTGTGTATTCGTGTTGGTTAAAAAGAAGGCCTGTGACATTTACACATTCTCAGAGAGTTCATgagcaaaaacaagcaaagaaaaaatagcaGGACTGGAACACAGGACAGTACAGGATGAAAAGTATGGGAAGGTCAGGCCTTAGGGTTACAAAGGACACTGCTGACAACAAGAAAGCAGCCTACCACTGTCAGCTGTCTCTCACAGCCTGTCTCTCATGGCCAGACCATGGTATTCCCTGCTGACCCTAAACACTTCCACAGAATACCAGTGTACAACAATATTACTCTGTTGTGAGATCCCAAATCATTCCAAAATCATGTCTTCATATAGACATAAAAGGTTCCTCTGTGAACCACAAAAACGAAAAACATGCCCCTCTCCTGCTTGATATAAACATCTGCCACTCTTTTACAAAATACAGCTTCGCCTTGCTCTGTTCTACTTATCTCCTAAATAAAAGTTAAGATGCACAATCACAGAATTGCCCAGCTTATGGACAGCACCCTATCCAGAACAGACTCCTGCTTCTTAAACCCTTCCCCCAAAACCacctaaaacaaaacaagtcttaTAGAAATCCCCTCCCGACACCCTGTTACTGAGAAATCCTAGAGTACACCATTGTGCTCAATATCCCTGTTGAAACAAACAgttaaaagaaactaaaaataataaatccattTTATCTGACTATAAGCATATTCCTGATGGTCCTCACTTGGAGAGCAGTAACATTCTCATTGCTATTGTCCTACTCACAGCATCTCTGTGGAAAAGGGAATGAGGTTCAAAATCTGATTTGAAAGACGTAAAACTGAGGTTCAGCCAGAATATAGGGTCTATCTAAGCTCATATTCATGAGTCAAAACCAAGCCTTCTGGTTTCCAATCTCAAACCATGCCTCTCACATGGAGCCACCCAAGAACAGTTTCCCAAGCTGAGAAGACTCTTGAACGGTCACCCTGGAGGGAATGAAGGCCTTTCTTAAGCAGGCTGTCATGGTGAGCCATGTGCCATGCACTCTGAATGTGGACCAGTTAAGGACACACCACTCCACAGCCAAGGCAGCGGTGCCTCtttcccagatgaggaaactgaggacatGAAGGCAGTGGAACTTGAATAAGGTCACACTGTTGGGAAGTGGGAGAGCTGGGATTTCACCCTAGTCTACAAAAAAGGGGATGTAGGGCACCAGGCAGTCCTCCTGCAGGTCAGAGAGGCagttttctctgcagcctcttgGGGTGAGGTGGATTTGCTGTGGCGCTGCCAGAATGGAAGCAGTGTTAGGAAagtggaaagtttttttttttttttttttagacggagagtccctgtcgcccaggctggagtgcagtggtgcaatctcggctcactgcaagctccgcctcccgggttcgctccattctcctgcctcagcctcctgggtagctgggattacaggcacccaccaccacgcctggctagttttttttgttggtttgtttgtttgttttttttgtattttttagtagagacggggtttcactgtgttagccaggatggtctcaatctcctgacctcatgatccgcccgcctcggcctcccaaggtgctaggattacaggagtgagccaccacgcccggctgggaAGGGTTTTAAAGTCCAGAACAAATGCACACAGTGGCCTTATCTATGGTGTGGAGTGCAGAGTGGGCATTCGTGTGGAGAGAGACATTCAGGCTGCAGCATGTGGAGAGTGGCCTCTCCTGTTGGGAAAGGCCTTCTGGAGAGCAGGATGTAACTGAGCAACACTCCAATCTCCGGATCAATTGCTAGATTGACTTTCCCCCAGATACCCACACCCTCTGAACCCAGTTCTAGGAAATTTCAGGGTCTGGAGAGCAGTTTCCTGACCTCTGGACTAGGTAAACAATGAAAGCAAGCACTGTGATTAAAGCCAGCACCGCCAGTGACCTGGAGTCAACTACCTCACCTCACCTTCTGCCACTGGAGCAGGAGCAGGGGGAAGCTCTGGCTGCTAAAGAATAAGAAGGGAAACAAGTCTTCTTAGGCCCTGTCTTCTCTAGGCCCTGGATCTCCTGATATCCATTGATGGCTTTAGGCATGTGGCTCTGTGCCATCCTGAACATTTTTCCAGGCATAGCAGACAGGTCAGCAGGAAGTAAGGAAGCCAGTCCCTCCACAAGCCAAGAAGACTTCAATTGGAAGGGACCTGGAAATGCATCTTACTcacatttcttttggtgtttggAGGCCTCCATAGTACCCCCACCACATGGCCCCGCAGCCTCTGAACTTCCCATGATGGGCTCCCCAACACCCCAAGTTACATGGCATTTTTCTGAAAGCCATATCAGTAATGTAGTTGAGAATCAAATGAACTATGTTCGTAAAAGTATTCTTCCATCCCTTCTAGATTGTCCCCATTAACCACAGGAAGATGGTTCAAGCCATTAACACACACGATACCCATGATCTTGTACTGCCAAGTGCTGTTCTTTTGCTTCTTATCTCAGTTGAGTGGCCCCTAGATAGTCAAGTCATAAATGTGTGTGCCCATGAAAACTTCTTATTATCACTCACTATTCTAGCTAATTCTCAAGTGCAATCAATACCTCCTGTTTCTCAAGTGTGCCTACCTTCTTAATCTAGCTGCCATTACCCTGACCCAGGCCACTGTCTTCTGCTGCTTAGATCATGGCAAGCACTTCCTTTTAGATCTGCTTTTCTCCAGTCCTGTTCCCCTCAACATCATAGCCAGAACAAGCCTTGCAAAATTCAAATGTGATCACCTCTCCACTATTGCAGTCCCTCTAGTGACCCCTGGAAGGAAACCCAAAGTCTTTAACACAGTTTACAATTCTTGTTATGAggatgaaacttgaagacattgtgctaagtgaaataagccagatacaaggGGGCTATTGTATGATTTCACATATATGAGGTACCTAGGATAGATgaattcagagagacagaaagtaaaacagAAGTTACCAGTGGCTGTGGGTAGGGGTAAATGGAGAATTCTAGTTTAATGAGttgagagtttcagtttgggatgatgaaaatcaTCCCATGACGTGGTGATgatagcacaacagtgtgaatgtacttaatgctactgagTTGTGTGCTTAATAATAATGGtcaaaatggtacattttatgtctattttaccacaatgaaaaaCTGGAAAAGTCAAGTCGATGACTATAATATCATAAAGTGTAAGTAACATGAGAGAAAATAATTCAGGCTAAGAGGATAGAGACTGCTAGGTAGGactattttagaataagtgatCAAGGTACTTATTTCTCTGAAATTGGAATATTTGAATAGAAGAGAAAGAGCTAGCTGGCGATGCCCGTAAGGGGTCCAGGCATGGAGACATCAAGtgaagagtctgaggcaggaatggCCTTAATGCATTAAAGGCAGCAAGAGGTCTATGTGGTTTCATGGATgggtgtgtgcgtgcatgcacgTGTCTGTGTGTATAGTTGGTGTGCATGAGCATGTGTATGCATTTGTGagtatctttgtttttctgttggaAACAAAGATGTCAACAGGACTAACTAGGTGAACCTAGTTATGGAAGTTCAGCAATGAGATTTGCCAAAATGGATGGCAATTGAAAGAGGAATTGTGCTGTATTAAAGCAGACAGCTGCCGAGCACTGTATTGGAGGCTCCtaaatttctcatagttctaaGAAGAGCTGTTTATTAATCTGGAGTTGAAGGCCAGGCCCAGGATATCCTTGTTCACAATGTTGATTGGGCCCTACATTGCTGAGCCCAGCCTCCTCCCTCACTCTGAGGCATCTGCCAGAGCCCCAGGCTAGAAGGCCAGCGTCCTTGTCACTGAGTCCCTGCTCTGCAGAAACACCAGTAAGTCATTTCTGGTGAATAAATCTGGGTTTCCGGATCAAGGGTTTGGGGAGCTGACATGACCCTGGAGGCATGGAGGAGGCTTTctaggggtggggggagtgggatGGAAAGCAGAAATCAGGTTGAGGACGTCTCTTTTTCTGCTTGTGCTGGAGCATCTGTGACTTTCCTCCATTATCTGTTCATCTGCAGTGGAGACTGTCTTTGTTTTCAAAGGGAAACTTGGAGGCTTAGACCTATGGGGCTGGGCTGCTGAGGTTTCTTAGGGGGCGACAGCTGGAAGAAAGCACTGAAGAACACATGAAAGGTTAGTATCGAGAAATGGGAGGAGGATTCAAAGCAAGTTGTCTAATTGCCAGTGGGTTTTGACTCACAGAACATGGGGAATTCCTGCCAGCAAGTAGAGAGGTATTTAGCACTCTGCCAGGGCCAACGTAGTAAGAAATTTCCAGAGAAAATGCTTACCCAGGCAAGCCTGTCTAAAACACCAAGAGGAAGCAAACTCCAGTTAATTCTGGGCTGGGTTGGTGACTAAGGTTGAGGTTGATCTGAGGTTGAGACCTTCCTCTTTGGATCACCAGCTTTCAGCTCAGGGCCTGCCACTGAGTAAATGATAGTTAACAGGCCCTGGAGGGGAATCAGCTGCCCAGATACAAAGATGGGATTCAGGTGGCAGATGGACCCAAAGAGGAcgtggagagaaagaggaagctcCTACAGACACCTGGGTTTCCACTCATTCTCATTCCCTAAGttaacaggcataagccagctGGCAATGCACGGTCCCATTTGTTCTCACTGCCACGGAAAGCATGTTTATAGTCTTCCAGCAGCAACGCCAGGTGTCTAGGCACAGATGAACCCCTCCTTAGGATCCCCACTGCTCATCATAGTGCCTACCTTTGTTAAAGTACTAGTCACGCAGTGTCACAAGGAATGTTTACTTTCCCAAATCCCCAGCTAGAGGCCAGGGATGGGTCATCTATTTCTATATAGCCTGCACCCAGATTGTAGGAGAGAGGGCATGCTCGGTAAATATGTGTTCATTAACTGAGATTAACCTTCCCTGAGTTTTCTCACACCAAGGTGAGGACCATGTCCCTGTTTCCatcactccctctccttctcctgaGTATGGTGGCAGCGTCTTACTCAGAAACTGTGACCTGTGAGGATGCCCAAAAGACCTGTCCTGCAGTGATTGCCTGTAGCTCTCCAGGCATCAACGGCTTCCCAGGCAAAGATGGGCGTGATGGCACCAAGGGAGAAAAGGGGGAACCAGGTACGTGTTGGGCTGTTCTGTCTCTGCAATTCTTTACCTTCCAGAGGAAACTGCCTGGGGATATGAGGAGACTGATGTCCTATTTGAGTATATTTTTCTCAACTATACTATAACTCAAAACAGAGATTCAGCTCTTATTCTCTGGCATCTCAGAATTCCACACAGCAGTTTGTGACTAACAGTTGTCTTGCCAGCCCAGGAAAGTGGCCCACAGGTCAGGCCATCCCATGGGACACAGGACGAATTTTTCTTCTCTGGGTCATTGTCATGTCAGACCCCTATTCACTTCATAGGGatggcaccaggttcaagaggccaaagaagagaccTGGAGCCAGCAAATAAACATAGGTTTTACTGGGGGAACCTGTTTACAGGGAGATCCAGCAGCAgtgggctggacaggagaacAACAACTACTTGTAAAAACAAATGCAGTTAATTTTCACTTTGCACCCTCCCTGCAGCAACCTCCACGTGGAAACTTTATTTCTTAAGTTATTGCTCTCAGGTGCACACCATACAGTTATTGAGAGCAGTGCTCAGAAAGGTCAGTCCTGGGTCAAGGTCTCCTTTCTCCTGAGAAGGGATTGGGCATCAAACTCttgaagagagagagcaagaacatAGATATTAAGTCACATTTCCTTTGTCTTCCAACAGGCCAAGGGCTCAGAGGCTTACAGGGCCCTCCTGGAAAGTTGGGGCCTCCAGGAAATCCAGGGCCTTCTGGGTCACCAGGACCAAAGGGCCAAAAAGGAGACCCTGGAAAAAGTCCGGGTAAGGACCCCAGCAAGGTCTGAGCTGAGTTCACCCAGGGTTCTGAGACCTTGAGTACCTGGTAAGAGGTGCCCCTTCTCCTGTTCCTTCAAAGGAAGATACCCAAATTTGCTTTCTGACCCGGTGCCCTCAGCCCTCTCTTCATTCTTAGAGCCTTAGGGAATTTCTATAAGTGCCTGAGTACAGACTTACAAACTTTTCAAGACAACTCCCTCATCAGGCACTCCCTGTAGGAGCTGAGCCTGGATTCTCCGTCAGCTGAAACAGTCTAATGTGAGGCCCTGGTCCTAGAGGGAGAAAATAGGCCATCTAAGTGTGGGCTTATTATGCCTATTTTTACAAAAGCATGTAACCATGGTATGTCATGTTTTACTTCATAAGAAACCAAGCCAAAGCTTAATAGCTTAAAAACATAGCCGTCAATTTAAATCACAAGTCTGTGGGTCGGCCATGTGATTTCTCTGCTGGTTTAAGCTGGGCTTACTCACATGTCTGTGGTCAACTGATGGCCAATAGTCTCACTCATGTGTCTGGCTGTTGTTTGAATGTTAGCTGGAGTGATGAGGGTAATTGAACCACATCTCTCATCATCCAACAGGGCTTGTTCACATAGCAGTGATTACAGGATTCCCAAGAGTAGAAATAAGATAGGCTTTAGGCTTCTTGAAGACTCAGAGCACATTATCATTTCTGTCAGACTGTATTGGTCAAAACGAGTCacaaggccagcccagattcaaggagtGGGGAAATAGACTCATGTCTTCATGCGAGGAGCTGTACCCTATTGAGGCCATTTTTGCCATCTACTACAACAAGTGATTTGCTCATGCCCTCCCCACTTGGATAATGGGCAACTCACAAAAATCTTGGTTTCCTGACTAACAGAACAAacctggaaaaaacaaaaacaaaacaaaagacatcaaaagcaaaaCCTCTCCAAAGACAAAAACCCTGCAATCTTTTTCGTCACTCTTCACCAGGTGATAATAGAGTAATGCCTCAAGagatttctttttagttttgatagaacaatttatttggaaaaaaaaatctgtgaagaaCCTGGCATATGGATTGCTAGGTAATCAGGgagtatatgtgtgcatgtgataTGTATGCATACTTTGGGATACAGTAAACAAAGAGTGACATTTGAGGTTGGATGGAAATAGCGATTTTTCATTCTTTGggcttttcagtattttttattttccttcaaagtGTAAACATCAatgtaaaataatctttttttttcagtttgaaaaaGGTACTCCACTCCCTTGTATATGCACAGTTCTGAGGCTCCTTCTCAACAATGCTTCTTTACTTTGTTCTAATTTTCTAGATGGTGATAGTAGCCTGGCTGCCTCAGAAAGAAAAGCTCTGCAAACAGAAATGGCACGTATCAAAAAGTGTAAGCTTTTTCTCTTACTCTCCAGGCAGCTTGAAGTTTGGGAAAAGTagaatgcaacaaatatttattgaatgcatgtAATTTTCTGTACCCTGCTAGGCATTTTTCATATTCTTACCTCATGAAATTCTCACAACATTTTGGTAGAAATGGAGGCAAAGGGAAGTTAAATTACTTGTTCAAATGCACAGAGCTAATAAATGGCAGGGGTGGTTTATAGATGGAAGTCAGTCTGACTTGAGAGACCCTAATCCTTTACCATCTGATATTGCTCACTGAAAATGGGACTTATATCCCTTTGTTGCACTGGTATTGAGACCTGGCCGTGGGGTCTAACCTGCCTGGGGCAAatattttcagacattttttgTTTGGTCTCAAGTTAACAATTTAGAATTCAGAAGTCCAAATTATATGTCTTTTAGAATTCTGATCTGAAAGCACAGAGAGGCCTTTGTACCAGTCTGTCTGTTCACATTTGGGTTGccatatttaacaaataaaaagacaaagcacCAGTTAAATTGGATTTcagcttaaaaacatttttagtataagtatgtctgAAAAATTATATGGGAGATATACTAAAATATTCATTGtttgtctgaaattcaaatttaactggacatACTATATTTTATCCGGCAACTCTACTCTAGAAGACTTTTTCTTGAGAAATACCTTGAGTTGGGCTTAAGGATGAGTCAGTTTCACCcactttttcacattttaggGCTGACCTTCTCTCTGGGCAAACAAGTTGGGAACAAGTTCTTCCTGACCAATGGTGAAATAATGACCTTTGAAAAAGTGAAGGCCTTGTGTGTCAAGTTCCAGGCCTCTGTGGCCACCCCCAGGAATGCTGCAGAGAATGGAGCCATTCGGAATCTCATCAAGGAGGAAGCCTTCCTGGGCATCACTGATGAGAAGACAGAAGGGCAGTTTGTGGATCTGACAGGAAATAGACTGACCTACACAAACTGGAACGAGGGTGAACCCAACAATGCTGGTTCTGATGAAGATTGTGTATTGCTACTGAAAAATGGCCAGTGGAATGACGTCCCCTGCTCCACCTCCCATCTGGCCGTCTGTGAGTTCCCTATCTGAAGGGTCATATCACTCAGGCCCTCCTTGTCTTTTTACTGCAACCCACAGGCCCACAGTATGCTTGGAAAGATAAATTATATCAATTTCCCCATATCCAGTATTGTTCCTTTTGTGGGCAATCACTAAAAATGATCACTAACAGCACCAACAAAgcaataatagtagtagtagtagttagTAGCAGCAGTAGTAGTCAtgctaattatataatatttttaatatatactatgaGGCCCTATCTTTTGCATCCTACATTAATTATCTAGTTTAATTAATCTGTAATGCTTTCGATAGTGTTAACTTGCTGCAGTATGAAAATAAGAcggatttatttttccatttacaaCAAACACCTGTGCTCTGTTGAGCCTTCCTTTCTGTTTGGGTAGAGGGCTCCCCTAATGACATCACCACAGTTTAATACCACAGCTTTTTACCAAGTTTCAGGTATTAAGAAAATCTATTTTGTAACTTTCTCTATGaactctgttttctttctaatgAGATATTAAACCATGTAAAGAacataaataacaaatttcaagcAAACAGCTTCACAAattctcacacacatacatacctataTACTCACTTTCTAGATTAAGATATGGGACATTTTTGACTCCCTAGAAACCCCGTTATAACTCCTCCTAGTACTAACTCCTAGGAAGATACTATTCTGACCTCCATGACTGCACAGTAATTTTGTCTGTTTATAAACATtgtatagttggaatcatattgTGTGTAATGTTGTATGTCTTGTTTACTCAGAATTAAGTctgtgagattcattcatgtcatGTGTACAAAAGTTTCATCCTTTTCATTGCCATGTAGGGTTCCCTTATATTAATATTCCTCAGTTCATCCATTCTATTGTTAATAGGCACTTAAGTGGCTTCCAATTTTTGGCCATGAGGAAGAGAACCCACGAACATTCCTGGACTTGTCTTTTGGTGGACATGGTGCACTAATTTCACTACCTATCCAGGAGTGGAACTGGTAGAGGATGAGGAAAGCATGCATTCAGCTTTAGTAGATATTACCAGTTTTCCTAAGTGATTGTGTGAATTTATGCTCCTACCGGCAATGTGTGGCAGTCCTAGATGCTCTATGTGCTTGTAAAAAAGTcaatgttttcagttctcttgattTTCATTATTCCTGTGGATGTAAAGTGATATTTCCCCATGGTTTTAATCTGTATT
This region of Gorilla gorilla gorilla isolate KB3781 chromosome 8, NHGRI_mGorGor1-v2.1_pri, whole genome shotgun sequence genomic DNA includes:
- the MBL2 gene encoding mannose-binding protein C, which produces MSLFPSLPLLLLSMVAASYSETVTCEDAQKTCPAVIACSSPGINGFPGKDGRDGTKGEKGEPGQGLRGLQGPPGKLGPPGNPGPSGSPGPKGQKGDPGKSPDGDSSLAASERKALQTEMARIKKWLTFSLGKQVGNKFFLTNGEIMTFEKVKALCVKFQASVATPRNAAENGAIRNLIKEEAFLGITDEKTEGQFVDLTGNRLTYTNWNEGEPNNAGSDEDCVLLLKNGQWNDVPCSTSHLAVCEFPI